The Radiobacillus deserti genomic interval TAAAGCACCTAACTGCATCACAAGTGCCCAGTATGGATCTTTCGTGTATAGATAGAGTAGCGCTGCCGGAATGATGGATAGCAATCCAGCAAACGGTCCCCCGTATGCGACAAAAAATTCTGTTTCTGCATTTTTAATTTTTTTCGGATCAATGCCAATAACTGCCCCCATAAACGGAATAAATATAGCAGGGCTTGTTGGGATTTTTTTCATCCTTGCTGCGACCAGATGCCCCATTTCATGAACGAAAATCAAATAAATGATGGCACTGGCAAATTTCCACCCGAAAATTTGAGCATGCGCCCAAAGAGAAACAAACATGGAAGCAAGAGTTGCAAACTTTCCAAGTTTAAGTAACCCTAACACCCACTTAAGCTTGGAAAGGAAAAACAATCCGATGGCTGCTAATACACCCCATGTACCACCCTTTCCTGATTTACCTCGTGCTACGGATTCCACGGATACCACTCCTCTAAATCTATTTTACCAAATACTGTAACAAATGAAAATGTAATACACTTCTGGATGAATAAGAAAATAAAGCAGGCTTGCTATATTTCTTTTTATAAGATACGTCCCTATAGGAAAGGAGGTTTCATTATAGAAACATATAGAGTTATCGTTTGGGAAGATGACAAGCCGCATATATATGGAGATTTACTATCATGCTGTAGAGGCTGTTGTGTTTCAGCGATTGATATTATTTGGTGAAGCTGTTCACGCTGATTTTGCTTATCGATCAGTAGAAAAAGTGAAGAAGACATTAGCTGATAATGTAAAGGTTCAAACGCTATCTGTGAACGAGGTAAATGTCCGTATTTCATTTGAAGAGCATGAAATGCTTTTCTGGAGAATAGAACATTATTAAACAAAAAAAGAACGTTTAAAACGTCCTATACATTAGCAATCGAGAAAGACATTTCTATTCATTTTCAAGAGTAAGCTGGGGCAGGATGAGCAGATGACCAAGCAAATCCGATAAAGGCTGCTTTTTTTGCCTATTTGGTCTAATGAATTAGATGGATGGTCATTATTTGTCGTTCATCCTATTTTTTCAAAGTCGACAGTCCGTTTTCCCTTCTTTAAAATGGAAGCAGGGGACCGAATTTTGGACTATTTATCGGACAGAGTACTCATTGAATCTTATAAACATGCGGTTGAATTAGGTTTAAGTGAAGAATTTCTACATCTAATGCGAGAAGAGCTACGTAAACGTAATATTTTTTTAATCCTTCTAAAACAGAAAGAGGAATAAACACAATGCAAACCCTTACTTTCATAAAGGGATATTTATTTTAAAATGAGCTGATAAAAGTGTACATCCTGCCAATTGCCGAATTTAAATCCTACTTCTTTTAAACACCCTACATTCTCGAAGCCGAACTTTTCATGTAGTCTCATACTTCGTTTATTGCCTTCTGTTACACCTCCTAGAATGGTGTGATAACCGAGCTTTTTAGCGCGCTTAATAATTTCCTCAAGTAATATACTCCCTACTCCATTCCCTCTGTGGTTAGGAGCAATATAAACGGAGAGCTCTACTGTTTTAGCGTATGCTGGCTTAGAGCGATAAGGACTTAGACTGCAATAGCCAACAACATGGCCATTAAATTCTGCAACAATTAATGGATACTGATCATTAAAACTATGGAACCACATTTGACGCTCGTCGGCGGTTTGTTCTTCCAAATCGAAAGTAGCCGTAGTCGTTCGGACTGCGTTATTATAAATATCCGTCATTTCTGGAACATCATTTACATGTGCATCTCTAACAATTACCAAATTTTGTCGCCTCCTTCTTATTAATCAACACTATAGGGGAAATGAAGCAGTTCTGCAATCTATAAGCCTAAAATCTTACAGTCTTTTTATCTTTTGATTTGGGGAGTCGGAACAAGTATTGGGATTCTTACAAGCAAACCTTCGATACTACTCTAGCTTTTTGCTCGCATTGTCGTAACAATGCAGGAGATGAAATGAAAGAGTATAATCCAGTTACCTAGAAAGGTAGGAACGTTCCATTAAGGATGAAACGATAGAATGGGTAGGCGTTGTAATTTCTCTTTTTCCGTTCACTATCTGTATGGGTGTTGTTTTACGTGAAGATTATCATGTATCGATTATTGGAAATGGGAAATTGCTTCTGGAACCATTGGTATGGTTGTAGGAGAGAAATGCTTATGTTTGTTTAGAACTATTAGAATAGAAGGTGTCCGGGCAAGAGACATTTTGCTTGAATTTTTATCGGACAAATTCTGCAAGCTCTCTATTAAACTTATCTCGTTCTTCCCAAAACAATCCATGACCGCTATGTTCAAACCAGACAAGCTTGGATTGTTTAATGCCTTTATGTAATGCAGTTGCTAATGCAGGGCGACAGACTTCATCATGCTTTCCGTGTAAAATAAGCGTTGGAACGAGAATATGAGAGAGATCGTGGAATAGTTCTTCATCTCGAAACGTTTTTGCTACTTTAGCCGTTGCATACCCGGAAGCTGCAAATCCCAGTTGCAAAAACCAATCTGAAAATGGCTTTGAAATAGGCTGATAAAAGAACTTTTCGGTGAAATTTACGAGCATGGCTGGTCGATCTTCATAGACCCCATGGATCAGCTTTGTGACTTCCTTCTTTTCGATGCCTCCTGGAAAGTAACTCCGTTTTGTTACACTAGGTGCTGCCGCTCCAATTAAAGCAAGCTTCGCAACCCCAAATCCTTGATGTTTGGCCATGTATCTTGTTACAATCGCTCCACCAACCGAATGACCAGCTAACGTGAAGTCATGCAGGCCGAGTACCTCAACAATAACTCGAACATCATTTGCTAATTGATTATACGTATAATTCCCAAAAGGTTTATCGGACTTGCCGAAGCCTCGGATATCAATTCCTATGCAGCGGTACCCCATAGCGGGCAACACATTGAATTGATATTCGAATAAATGGTGATTAGCTGGCCAGCCATGAACAAATAGAATGGTCTTCCTTCCAGTTGGGTTCACGTCCTCTACATAAATGTTCACCCCTGGCTCCACCGCCACGTAATATCCCACAGGTGAATTCCCCTTTCTTTTATAGTTTTGGATAATTCATGTGTATTCCAAGAAAGGTTGACTCATAACTGAGATCTAATGTGATCGTTTTTAGAGGAGGGTTGAGGCGTTTTTCCCATTGGAAAATTAGTGTAAATAACCGATATAAAAAGAAGAGACTAACTCAGAAGGTTTTGTTTTGATATGAAAACTGCTTTCGAGATACTAGAAGTGTACGGCCAGTATATAGGTTTGCCGATTTGTTGGTTGGAGAAGGATGGTACTGTTATTACCTCAGTACGAACATCAAGCACCACGTATCTTTTAAAGCCTTCTCTTTTAGAAGAAGTTATCGCTCTTGCTCCTAACTTAAATAAACCTTCTGTTATAACGTCAGTGGACAAGCTAGAAACCCAGTACATATTATCTCCGCTGATAAAAATCTATGAAAAAGAATCGTTCTGTTGGCTGGTCCCTTCGTAGAGGGACTATTTGATGAAGATAAGTCGTATCTTATCGAGAAAGTTGAGACTTTAATGCAAGTGTTGAAGGAAGCATCAAATAAAAAAAGTAATGATACCTTATACCGAGAAATTATTAAGGTGGCTAACTCGATACGAGAAGAAGACTTTGAATTGGAAGATTATGATCATCGGGTTCAAACCTATTTAAAGCGCTTAATCGCAATTGGTGAAGTAGATTTTCTCGGAACTGCTATCAAAAAAACAGGACTACTCGCTTACTACGAGGGAGATAGAAATTTTCCATCTCATTTTAAAAGGCTTGAACAACCAGGAGGTTGCAGACATCCTTCAATTTAGCGCACACACAGTGAAAAACCATGTAACCAATATTTTTAAAAAGCTCATTGTAACGGATCGAATGAATGCGATGGCAAAAATCTACCGAATTAAATATGGTGAAGAATAACCTTCTGGCCTGGAAGGTTATTTGTATATTTCCGTTTGCTGTTAATCCGAATTATCGTGGAAAATTAGCACAAGAGCATTATAATCGTTTCTTAGAAGAGGTAGGAAATCATGGTGTACATATCGTTCGCTGTCTAACGTCTCCAGTCAATAAGCAATCCATAGCTTATCATACGAGCGTTGGATTTGTGATTGTAAAGGGGGATAAGGTGGTGGATGGAGTTTCGGTTTACTCTAATTATGATGGAAAAGGTGTCGATCGGGTTTTGTTTGCGAAGAGGTTGGGAGCTAAGCGTTAATACACATCGTCTGAACGATAAGAATTCCGTAACGAGCGTTGTAAGTACATGCTGTAGAGTTAATAAATCTTAAAAAAGCAATTTCATCCACCTCATTCGGAACATCTATTTCCAAATCAATTAATTGTCTTTCCTTGTCAACTGGGAGATAATGAAAACAATTACATAAGGATAGGGGTTTTATTTTATGGAACGAGTTCAGCTTGCAGAGGACTTATCTTTTTCTCGTGTCATCCATGGTTTGTGGCGATTAAATGAGTGGAATCATGCTCCTGAAGACACATTAGATTTGATAGAGTATTGCTTAGAGTTAGGCATCACAACATTTGATCACGCTGATATTTACGGTGGATTTCTAAATGAAGAACTTTTTGGGAAAGGCTTAGCTTTAAAGCCAGAATTACGAAACAAAATGGAACTAGTTACGAAGTGCGGGATTGTCTTCCCATCTCCACGTCGACCACAGTACAAATCTCATCATTATAATACGAGTAAGAAACATATTATAGAATCTGTGGAGCATTCCTTAAAGAATCTTCACACGGATTTTATTGACACACTTCTAATCCATCGTCCAGACCCGTTTATGGATCCTGCACAAGTGGCAGAAGCTTTCACAGAATTAAAGCAAGAAGGTAAAGTACGTTATTTTGGTGTATCTAACTTTAAACAGCATCAATTCAATATGCTTCAATCCTACTTAGATTTCGACCTTATCACCAATCAGATTGAGGTATCTGCCTATGAATTGGAAAACTTTGATGATGGTACGATTAATCTATGTCAGGAAAAAGGAATTGCACCGATGGCTTGGTCTCCTTTAGCTGGTGGAAGGATTTTCTCAAGCGAGGACGAGAAGGCGAAACGTTTGCGAGCAGCCTTAACAAAAGTAGCTGAAGAACTCCATGCAGACGGAATTGATCAAGTATTATATGCATGGCTACTTGTTCACCCTGCTAATATTATGCCAATCGTCGGTTCTGGGAAAAAAGATCGAATTAAAAAGGCAACAGAGGCAGTCCACTTAAACCTATCTTTAGATCAGTGGTTTGAAATATTACATGCATCTATGGGACACGAGGTGCCGTAAAGGAGGACGCAGTAGCGTTCCTTTTCTTTTCGAAAAAATGAGGGAGGGAGAAAAATGACCAAGCTTACTGCGATAACCAATGAGGACATGAAGTCTATTAGCGACTTATATAGACAAACCTGGAAAAAGGAAGATCCTTCTGTAGAGGAGCGATTTAGGCGCCATGCAACATATGAAGGATATAAGGGACTGATTTTAAAAAGTAATGAGGAGCCGGTTGGATTTGTATATGGATACACGTCGCAAAAAGGTCAATATTACAATGAATTGCTTCGAAAAGCACTTTCAAATACAGAACAATCCCAATGGTTGGAAGATTGTTTGGAAGTAGTTGAATTAGTGGTTCTGCCTGAGGAGAGAAGAAGTGGGAGAGGAGCCCTGCTTATGACCAAGCTCATGGAAGAAGTAAAGCACAAAACCGCGATACTCACCACACAGGTAGATAATTATGCTGCTCGAGGGTTGTATGAAAAATTGGGTTGGCACGTGGTCAAAGAGCCCTTTTTTCCTAATACGGAGGAAGCTTATGTTGTTTTAGGAAAGAAGCTTTAAAATGCTTTGAAGCAAACAGACAAAAGAGGACTTGCTGTGCAAAGCGAGCTCTCTTTTGTAATTTAACCTTATGGTAATAACAATTTATCAATCACATGGATCACGCCATTGCCTCTATATCAGGCCAATAACATTCGCTTCATTTACATGGTCAGGGTTAAGTGTATTTTTTACTTGTTTATCAATGTTTTCACATTTTCTTCCTCTAAATCACTGGACAGTATTTTACCTGAGACCACATGATAGAGTAGAATTTTTTCCCAATCTCCTCTAGCTAGCAGTTGAACTGCTGTTATGTAACTCATCATTCATGATGATAACGATAATGGAATTGAAATGAGCACCAATTTGAGCAAATTTCGTGCAAGTATTTTATGAAAGTGTTATATTAAAACCAATCGAATAGGTTTCCTTTGGGGCAGGGTGAAATTCCCGACCGACGGTGATGGATATTTGAAATGATATCCTTAGTCCGTGACCCGGAGCATGCGAATGCGAAGGTGGATTTGGTGTGATTCCAAAGCCGACAGTAAAGTCTGGATGGTAAAAGGAAAAATCTACGTACGATATGTACGTTTATTTGTTGTTAATTCTAAGCCCCAGAATACTATTTCTGGGGCTTTTCTTGTTTCCCTTCCAATTCAAATGGAAGGATGTGATGTGATGACAAAAGAGGAATATATGGGAGTCGCTCTGTCTTTAGCAGAAGCCACTATTGGTCAAACGAGTCCGAACCCGAGCGTAGGTGCAGTACTTGTAAAGGATGGCAGGATTGTTGGGATGGGTACACATCTTAAACATGGACATGAGCACGCGGAAGTATATGCGATTCGTCAAGCAGGTAAAGCTGCGAGAAACTCGGACTTATATGTCACGTTGGAACCGTGTTCTCATCACGGAAAAACTCCACCATGTGTAGATCTAATCATCAAACAAAACATTCGGAAGGTGTATGTCGCTTGTACAGATCCTAATCCTCAGGTTGCTGGTAAGGGTATTGAAAGGTTAAGGCAGTCTGGAATAGAGGTAGAAGTCGGCATTCAGGAAACAAGAGCAAGGGAATTAAACCGCAAATTTTTTCACTTTATTCAAACGAACAAACCGTATGTCACACTGAAGGTAGCGATGACGTTGGATGGAAAGACAGCAACTGCAGATGGTGATAGTAAATGGATTACATCCAAAGATGCTAGGTTAGATGTACATCGTGAAAGAGATATTCATGACGCTATTTTAGTAGGTGTAAATACGATCCTTCAGGATAACCCTCAATTAACCACCAGATTGCCCCAAGGTGGTAAACATCCCATTCGAATTATTTTGGATACAAATTTAAGAATCCCAAAGTATGCCCAAGTTCTAGTTGATCAGCAAGCACCAACATGGATTTTTTGTGGTAAAAACGCTAATGCGGACGCTTTTACAAAGGAATATCCGTATGTAAGAGTCTTTTCACTTGATTCAGAGCAAGTGGAATTAGACGCGGTTTTAGAATGTCTAGGAGAAGAACGTATTCAATCCTTATATGTCGAAGGTGGTAGTACCATTCATGGACAGTTTGTAGCCGAAAAACTAATAAATGAGTGCCATTGGTATATAGCGCCTAAGCTCTTAGGTGGTGCAGATGCTATATCTTCTGTTGGAGGGGCATCACCAGAAAAGATGAGTGAAGCATTGGACTTGGAATTTGGATCTGTAAAACAGATAGGAAGTGACTTAAAGGTTATTGCTCGATTAAAGGAGGCTAGGTAATTGTTTACAGGTATTGTGGAGGAAAAAGGGAAGGTGAAGACTCTAATTCGAAGCCATCAATCATTATCCTTAACGATTGATGCAAGCAAAGTGCTAGGGGACTTAGTCATTGGAGATAGTGTAGCAATAAACGGCGTTTGTCTCACTGTAACAAGCTTTACTTCTGGTTCGTTTACTGTAGATGTCATGCCTGAAACATTTCGTGCAACCTCGCTCGCAACACTTAAAAGAGGATCAACTGTTAATTTGGAGCGAGCTATGTCTGCATCTGGAAGATTTGGTGGGCACTTTGTCTCAGGACATGTAGACGTCGTAGGAGAAATTATGCAGGTGTGGCGAGAAGATATAGCTTTGTATGTGTATATTAAGGTTCCGCATGACGAACTTCGTTACTTAACTTACAAGGGATCGATCTGTGTAGATGGAACATCTCTAACTGTATTTGGTGTAAAAGAGGATGGGTTTGTAATCTCTCTTATACCGGAAACGCAAAGAGCAACCATTCTTGGAGAAAAGAATCAAGGTGATGTTGTAAATGTGGAATATGACATGCTAGCAAAATATATGGAGCGATTCCTTACTTTTCGGGACAAAAAGAATGACCGCATTACGATGAGCCAGTTACAAGAATTCGGATTTATGGATTAGGAGGACTCTCATGTTTCAAACGATAGAGCGAGCGTTACAAGAGCTAAAGGAAGGAAAAGTAATTATTGTCGTAGATGATGAGGCTCGGGAGAATGAGGGAGATTTTGTTGTCCTGGCAGAGCATGCCACTCCGGCTGTTGTTAACTTTATGGCCACAGAAGGGAAGGGATTAATTTGTACGCCTCTAGATTCCGCAACAGCGAAAAAGTTGCAGTTTCATCCGATGGTGTCTCAAAATACAGATACACATCAAACGGCTTTTACTGTTAGTGTGGACTACAAAGCGACACATACAGGAATAAGTGCTTTTGAACGTGCACAAACGATAGAGAAAATGCTGGATTCTGAAGCAACTCCAGAGGACTTTAAACGACCGGGACACGTTTTCCCACTAGTGGCAAAAGAATGGGGTGTATTAGAGCGACCAGGTCATACAGAGGCTGCAGTTGATTTGGCAAGGTTATCAGGTTCGAAGCCAGCTGGGGTAATTTGTGAAATTATGAATCCTGACGGGACGATGGCTCGTCTTCCAGAATTAATGGAGGTAGCGCAAAAATTTGACCTCTCGATTATTACCATTAAAGATCTCATTATGTATAGGAAACAACATGATGTTCTAATAAAAAAGGAAGAAGACATTCATTTGCCAACAAGATATGGAGATTTTAAACTAGCTGCTTTTATCGATCGAGTGACTGGTAAAGAGCATCTTGCTTTATACAAAGGAGTCTTTCAAGAGCATGAACCTGTTTTGGTGCGTATTCATTCGGAGTGCCTAACAGGTGATGTATTTGGCTCTCACCGATGTGATTGCGGACCACAATTGGAGAAAGCTCTGCAACAGATAGAATCAGAAGGTCGTGGAGTCCTTTTATATATGCGCCAAGAAGGCAGAGGAATTGGACTATTGAACAAGCTAAAAGCTTATAAACTTCAAGAACAGGGATTGGATACCGTGGAAGCGAATCTTCAATTGGGTTTTGGAGAAGATGAACGCGACTATGCGATAAGTGTTCAAATGCTAAAGGCAATGGGTATCAAGAAGCTTCGTTTGCTAACAAATAATCCAAGGAAGATAGCTAGTATGAAGGAGTATGGACTAGAGGTCACCAAAAGAGAAGCAATAGAAATCTCAGTGAACAGAAATAATGAGAACTATTTAAAGACTAAAAAAGATAAGCTTGATCACTTATTGCATTTATAGGAGGAAAAAACTAATGAGTCATGTATTCGAAGGGAACTTAGTAGGGACAGAATTAAAGATAGGGATTGTCGTTGGTAGATTTAATGAATTTATTACAAGCAAATTACTAGGTGGTGCAGAAGATGCCTTAAGGCGACATGGAGTAAACGAAGAAGATATTTCCGTAGCCTGGGTACCCGGAGCATATGAGATTCCTTTAGTAGCGAAAAAAATGGCAGAATCCAAAAATTATGATGCAATCGTTACACTAGGGACGGTTATCAGAGGCTCTACGTCACACTACGATTATGTATGTAATGAGGTATCAAAAGGGGTAGCGAGTGTATCTATGGAACAAAATCTGCCAGTTATATTCGGGGTGTTAACAACGGAAAATATCGAGCAAGCAATTGAACGGGCAGGAACGAAGGCAGGTAATAAAGGTGCGGAAGCAGCAGTAGCAGCGATTGAAATGGCTAATTTAATGAAGTCTCTATAGAAAGGGGGAGAGCAGATGCTCTCCCTTTTACTATTATACAAAGACGTTTATTTTTTTCGTCCAATATGATTTGTAATTTGGTAAAATAAAGAAAAATCTATTTCGTTAGGAGGAAGATACGATGAACTTTCAACTTCACGAAGCAATAGAGATTTTAGAACGGACACCAAGGACATTGGACAGCTTTTTAAATGGTTTGTCAGATAGCTGGCTGACATGTAAGGAAGGGGAAAATACGTGGAATGTTTCGGAAGTCGTGGAACATTTGATTGAAGGGGAAATATATAACTGGATTCCGAGATTAGAGTTTATTTTGAAGGAAGGAGATCGTAACGCTTTTCCAGCTTTTGACCGCTTTTCGCATCTGGAGAAAAAAGAGCGCTCGATGAATGAACTGCACCCCAATTGTTAGACACTCAACAATTGGAGGTGCAGTTTTTTATGGCTAAATTTACTCAAGAAAATAAATTAAATGCAGTTCAAAGATATTTAGAAGGTAATGAGAGTTATCATTCTATTGGAGAATCACTGGGGACGTCTTCAAGTGTGATAATGAACTGGGTGGCACAATATAATCTTCATGGTTTAGAGGGATTATTAAAGAAATCCTATGCAAGTTATTCAGAACAGTTTAAACTAAAAGTGCTTAACTATATGATTGAGCATGGGACGTCACC includes:
- a CDS encoding GNAT family N-acetyltransferase, which codes for MVIVRDAHVNDVPEMTDIYNNAVRTTTATFDLEEQTADERQMWFHSFNDQYPLIVAEFNGHVVGYCSLSPYRSKPAYAKTVELSVYIAPNHRGNGVGSILLEEIIKRAKKLGYHTILGGVTEGNKRSMRLHEKFGFENVGCLKEVGFKFGNWQDVHFYQLILK
- a CDS encoding GNAT family N-acetyltransferase, translating into MTKLTAITNEDMKSISDLYRQTWKKEDPSVEERFRRHATYEGYKGLILKSNEEPVGFVYGYTSQKGQYYNELLRKALSNTEQSQWLEDCLEVVELVVLPEERRSGRGALLMTKLMEEVKHKTAILTTQVDNYAARGLYEKLGWHVVKEPFFPNTEEAYVVLGKKL
- a CDS encoding bifunctional 3,4-dihydroxy-2-butanone-4-phosphate synthase/GTP cyclohydrolase II, whose translation is MFQTIERALQELKEGKVIIVVDDEARENEGDFVVLAEHATPAVVNFMATEGKGLICTPLDSATAKKLQFHPMVSQNTDTHQTAFTVSVDYKATHTGISAFERAQTIEKMLDSEATPEDFKRPGHVFPLVAKEWGVLERPGHTEAAVDLARLSGSKPAGVICEIMNPDGTMARLPELMEVAQKFDLSIITIKDLIMYRKQHDVLIKKEEDIHLPTRYGDFKLAAFIDRVTGKEHLALYKGVFQEHEPVLVRIHSECLTGDVFGSHRCDCGPQLEKALQQIESEGRGVLLYMRQEGRGIGLLNKLKAYKLQEQGLDTVEANLQLGFGEDERDYAISVQMLKAMGIKKLRLLTNNPRKIASMKEYGLEVTKREAIEISVNRNNENYLKTKKDKLDHLLHL
- the sda gene encoding sporulation histidine kinase inhibitor Sda, translating into MPIWSNELDGWSLFVVHPIFSKSTVRFPFFKMEAGDRILDYLSDRVLIESYKHAVELGLSEEFLHLMREELRKRNIFLILLKQKEE
- a CDS encoding helix-turn-helix transcriptional regulator; this encodes MNNQEVADILQFSAHTVKNHVTNIFKKLIVTDRMNAMAKIYRIKYGEE
- the ribH gene encoding 6,7-dimethyl-8-ribityllumazine synthase; translation: MSHVFEGNLVGTELKIGIVVGRFNEFITSKLLGGAEDALRRHGVNEEDISVAWVPGAYEIPLVAKKMAESKNYDAIVTLGTVIRGSTSHYDYVCNEVSKGVASVSMEQNLPVIFGVLTTENIEQAIERAGTKAGNKGAEAAVAAIEMANLMKSL
- the ribD gene encoding bifunctional diaminohydroxyphosphoribosylaminopyrimidine deaminase/5-amino-6-(5-phosphoribosylamino)uracil reductase RibD; this translates as MTKEEYMGVALSLAEATIGQTSPNPSVGAVLVKDGRIVGMGTHLKHGHEHAEVYAIRQAGKAARNSDLYVTLEPCSHHGKTPPCVDLIIKQNIRKVYVACTDPNPQVAGKGIERLRQSGIEVEVGIQETRARELNRKFFHFIQTNKPYVTLKVAMTLDGKTATADGDSKWITSKDARLDVHRERDIHDAILVGVNTILQDNPQLTTRLPQGGKHPIRIILDTNLRIPKYAQVLVDQQAPTWIFCGKNANADAFTKEYPYVRVFSLDSEQVELDAVLECLGEERIQSLYVEGGSTIHGQFVAEKLINECHWYIAPKLLGGADAISSVGGASPEKMSEALDLEFGSVKQIGSDLKVIARLKEAR
- a CDS encoding GNAT family N-acetyltransferase; translated protein: MRWQKSTELNMVKNNLLAWKVICIFPFAVNPNYRGKLAQEHYNRFLEEVGNHGVHIVRCLTSPVNKQSIAYHTSVGFVIVKGDKVVDGVSVYSNYDGKGVDRVLFAKRLGAKR
- the ribE gene encoding riboflavin synthase, coding for MFTGIVEEKGKVKTLIRSHQSLSLTIDASKVLGDLVIGDSVAINGVCLTVTSFTSGSFTVDVMPETFRATSLATLKRGSTVNLERAMSASGRFGGHFVSGHVDVVGEIMQVWREDIALYVYIKVPHDELRYLTYKGSICVDGTSLTVFGVKEDGFVISLIPETQRATILGEKNQGDVVNVEYDMLAKYMERFLTFRDKKNDRITMSQLQEFGFMD
- a CDS encoding aldo/keto reductase; protein product: MERVQLAEDLSFSRVIHGLWRLNEWNHAPEDTLDLIEYCLELGITTFDHADIYGGFLNEELFGKGLALKPELRNKMELVTKCGIVFPSPRRPQYKSHHYNTSKKHIIESVEHSLKNLHTDFIDTLLIHRPDPFMDPAQVAEAFTELKQEGKVRYFGVSNFKQHQFNMLQSYLDFDLITNQIEVSAYELENFDDGTINLCQEKGIAPMAWSPLAGGRIFSSEDEKAKRLRAALTKVAEELHADGIDQVLYAWLLVHPANIMPIVGSGKKDRIKKATEAVHLNLSLDQWFEILHASMGHEVP
- a CDS encoding alpha/beta fold hydrolase, producing MGYYVAVEPGVNIYVEDVNPTGRKTILFVHGWPANHHLFEYQFNVLPAMGYRCIGIDIRGFGKSDKPFGNYTYNQLANDVRVIVEVLGLHDFTLAGHSVGGAIVTRYMAKHQGFGVAKLALIGAAAPSVTKRSYFPGGIEKKEVTKLIHGVYEDRPAMLVNFTEKFFYQPISKPFSDWFLQLGFAASGYATAKVAKTFRDEELFHDLSHILVPTLILHGKHDEVCRPALATALHKGIKQSKLVWFEHSGHGLFWEERDKFNRELAEFVR